The Bacillus sp. es.036 genomic sequence TATGCCACATAAGCGTAACCCAATTGGTTCTGAGAACATGACTGGAATGGCACGTGTCATTCGTGGCTATATGACAACAGCTTACGAGAACGTTCCTCTCTGGCATGAGCGTGATATTTCTCATTCTTCAGCAGAGCGTGTCATTCTTCCTGATGCAACAATTGCGCTTAACTATATGCTTAATCGTTTTGCAGGAATTGTTTCGAAACTAACGGTCTTCCCTGAGAACATGAAGCGCAATATGACAAGAACATACGGCTTGATTTACAGTCAGCGCGTTCTTTTGTCCCTTATTGATAAAGGTATGGCGCGTGAAGCGGCGTATGATCTCGTTCAACCAAAAGCAATGGATGCTTGGGAAAGAGGCATTCAATTTAGAGAGCTTGTTGAAGCAGATCCTAAGATTACAGATCAGCTTAGTGAAGCAGAAATTGAAGATTGCTTTGACTACAATTACCACCTGAAGCCGGTGGATATGATTTTTGAACGTCTCGGACTTTAATTAAGCATCGGAGGGGATCACCATGGAAAAGCAAGCATTGTTGTACGAAGGAAAAGCGAAAAGAATTTACGCAACGAATGAAGCAGAGGTTGTTTGGGTCGCATACAAAGACTCAGCAACTGCTTATAACGGTGAGAAGAAAGCAACGATTACAGGCAAAGGCCGCCTGAACAATGAAATTACAAGCCTGCTCTTTGATTATTTAAAAAGCGCTGGAATTGAAAGTCATTTTATTGAAAAGCTTTCTTCTACTGAACAGCTTGTCAAACGTGTTTCGATCATTCCACTCGAAGTGGTTGTTCGAAACATCGCAGCTGGGAGCTTTTCCAAACGCACGGGTGTGGAAGAAGGGAAGTTACTAAAACAGCCGATCGTTGAATTTTATTACAAGAATGATGACCTTGGTGATCCTCTTCTCACGCTTGATCACGTGTTAGAACTTGAACTTGCAACAGAAGAAACCGTTCAAGAATTAAAAGAACGCGCATTAAAGATCAATACGCTATTACGTGGTTACTTTCTTGAACGTG encodes the following:
- the purC gene encoding phosphoribosylaminoimidazolesuccinocarboxamide synthase, with the protein product MEKQALLYEGKAKRIYATNEAEVVWVAYKDSATAYNGEKKATITGKGRLNNEITSLLFDYLKSAGIESHFIEKLSSTEQLVKRVSIIPLEVVVRNIAAGSFSKRTGVEEGKLLKQPIVEFYYKNDDLGDPLLTLDHVLELELATEETVQELKERALKINTLLRGYFLERDVKLVDFKLEFGVTPEGKILLADEISPDTCRLWDSKTNEKLDKDVFRRDIGNLTEAYEQILTRLGGSESCTK